The [Pseudomonas] carboxydohydrogena genome includes a window with the following:
- a CDS encoding efflux RND transporter permease subunit codes for MSISEPFIRRPVGTTLLAIGLFLVGAVAYVNLPVASIPNVDFPMIRVSASRPGADPSVMAATVAAPLERKLGEIAGVDQITSSSSLGSTSIQMQFAIGRSIDKAARDVQAAINASLADLPTDLPSLPNFRKANTAGMPVFIIALTSKTMSSSAIYDIADTVVAQRIAQVQGVGEVTVSGADQPAVRVQMNPVLLANAGISTDSVRTAIVNANAFGPIGMFNGHRQGETLGLNPQMRTAAELKNIVIKSSNGNFIRLSDVANVVDATRSSRSIAWFNKQPAVLLQITKQSDANVIETVDRIRALLPQLKQWIPAGVEISTLTDRTGTIRASVDDMQWTLGATAILVMAVVFIFLRRMVPTIAAGISVPLALAGTCAGMWAAGFSIDNLSLMALAISIGFVVDDAIVMIENMYRNLEQGMSPPRAALEGAKQIGFTVLSISLSLVAAFTPLIFMDGIVGRLLREFSLTLVFAIAVSTVVSLTVTPMICAQYIKHAHSEKETRFDRIVEGFLSRILVFYERTLKVVLRVPVVTIVVFFATIALTVVLFAKLPKGYFPTDDSGFIFGSTRASADISFQAMLGLQQRVADTVMADPAVASIGSTLGGSSFAGGSNRGTMFISLKSPEERGGLSTSLVIDRLRRELGKIPGIRLFMVAAQDIRAGGRQSDSNYQYTLSSADLDLLQKWGPLIAKRMETVEGITDISSDSDPGGLQLNLKIDRKMAASVGADIQDIDNALNNAFAQRQISYIYTQRNQYQIVLEVDPHFQDDPADLAHIYVAGANNTQIPLSALVHYSRGLAPLAVRHTGSFPSTTVSFNTLPNVPLETATANIRQAIAELHMPEGIRGTFEGNAADSQKTASHQPLLILGALVAVYIVLGVLYESLAHPLTIISTLPPAGLGALLALLITGLPLTVIAFVGIILLIGIVKKNGIMIVDFALEGERQHGMNSHDAIFAASLARFRPIIMTTMAALLAAVPLVVATGPGTELRRPLGVTIIGGLIVSQILTLYTTPVIYLLIDRARLWVRGKFSPGPSAVPAE; via the coding sequence ATGTCGATCTCGGAACCCTTCATCCGCAGGCCGGTCGGCACCACGCTGCTGGCAATCGGGTTGTTCCTTGTCGGCGCGGTCGCCTATGTGAACCTCCCGGTCGCGAGCATTCCCAACGTGGACTTTCCGATGATCCGCGTGTCGGCCTCGCGGCCCGGCGCCGATCCCTCGGTGATGGCCGCAACCGTTGCCGCACCTCTGGAGCGCAAGCTCGGCGAAATCGCGGGCGTCGATCAGATTACCTCGTCGAGTTCGCTCGGCTCGACCAGCATCCAGATGCAGTTCGCCATTGGACGCAGCATCGACAAGGCCGCGCGTGACGTGCAGGCGGCGATCAACGCTTCGCTGGCGGATCTGCCGACCGACTTGCCTTCGCTGCCGAATTTCCGCAAGGCGAACACGGCGGGGATGCCGGTCTTCATTATCGCGCTGACATCCAAGACAATGTCGTCAAGCGCGATCTATGACATCGCAGACACGGTCGTGGCGCAAAGGATTGCACAGGTCCAGGGCGTGGGCGAGGTGACCGTGAGCGGCGCCGACCAGCCCGCGGTCCGGGTGCAGATGAATCCCGTGCTGCTCGCCAATGCCGGGATCTCCACCGACAGCGTGCGCACCGCCATCGTCAACGCCAACGCCTTCGGCCCGATCGGGATGTTCAACGGTCATCGGCAGGGCGAAACGCTCGGCCTCAATCCGCAGATGCGCACCGCGGCGGAACTGAAGAACATCGTTATCAAATCCTCGAACGGAAATTTCATCCGTCTGTCGGATGTCGCCAACGTCGTCGATGCGACGCGCTCCAGCCGCTCGATCGCATGGTTTAACAAGCAGCCCGCGGTGCTGTTGCAGATCACCAAGCAGAGCGACGCCAACGTGATCGAGACGGTGGACCGGATCAGGGCGCTGCTACCGCAACTCAAGCAATGGATTCCGGCGGGCGTCGAAATCTCGACGCTGACCGACCGCACCGGCACCATCCGCGCCAGCGTCGATGACATGCAATGGACGCTGGGCGCGACCGCGATCCTGGTGATGGCGGTGGTCTTCATCTTCCTGCGCCGCATGGTGCCGACGATAGCGGCCGGCATCTCGGTGCCGCTGGCGCTGGCAGGCACCTGCGCCGGAATGTGGGCGGCAGGATTTTCGATCGACAACCTGTCGCTGATGGCGCTCGCGATTTCGATCGGCTTCGTCGTCGACGACGCCATCGTCATGATCGAGAACATGTACCGCAATCTGGAGCAGGGCATGTCGCCCCCGCGCGCGGCGCTGGAAGGCGCCAAGCAGATCGGGTTCACGGTGCTGTCGATCAGCCTGTCGCTGGTCGCCGCCTTCACGCCATTGATCTTCATGGACGGCATCGTCGGGCGGCTGTTGCGTGAATTCTCATTGACGCTGGTGTTCGCCATCGCCGTCTCGACCGTGGTGTCGCTGACGGTGACGCCGATGATCTGCGCGCAGTACATCAAACACGCGCACTCCGAAAAGGAAACCCGCTTCGACAGGATCGTCGAGGGCTTCCTGTCGCGGATATTGGTGTTCTACGAGCGCACCCTGAAGGTCGTGCTGCGGGTACCGGTCGTGACGATCGTGGTGTTCTTCGCCACCATCGCGCTGACCGTCGTGCTGTTCGCAAAACTGCCGAAGGGTTATTTCCCGACCGACGACAGCGGTTTCATTTTCGGATCGACGCGGGCGTCCGCCGACATCTCGTTCCAGGCGATGCTCGGCCTGCAACAGCGCGTCGCCGATACCGTGATGGCCGATCCGGCCGTCGCCAGCATCGGCTCGACGCTCGGAGGCAGCTCGTTCGCGGGCGGCTCGAACCGCGGCACGATGTTCATCTCATTAAAATCACCGGAGGAGCGGGGCGGCCTCAGCACCTCGCTGGTGATCGACAGGCTGCGCCGCGAACTCGGGAAAATTCCGGGAATCCGGCTGTTCATGGTCGCCGCGCAGGATATCCGCGCGGGCGGGCGGCAGAGCGATTCCAACTACCAGTACACACTCTCCAGTGCCGATCTCGATCTGCTGCAAAAATGGGGACCGCTGATCGCCAAGCGAATGGAGACGGTGGAGGGCATCACCGACATCTCCAGCGATTCCGATCCGGGCGGGCTACAACTCAACCTCAAGATCGACCGCAAGATGGCGGCGAGCGTCGGCGCGGACATTCAGGACATCGACAACGCGCTGAACAACGCTTTCGCCCAACGGCAGATTTCCTATATCTACACCCAGCGCAACCAGTACCAGATCGTACTGGAGGTCGATCCGCATTTTCAGGATGACCCGGCCGACCTCGCGCATATCTATGTCGCGGGCGCCAACAACACGCAGATTCCGCTATCGGCGCTTGTTCATTACAGCCGCGGCCTCGCACCGCTCGCCGTGCGCCATACGGGTTCGTTCCCCTCGACCACGGTCTCGTTCAATACGCTGCCCAATGTGCCGCTGGAAACCGCAACGGCAAACATTCGTCAGGCTATCGCGGAACTGCATATGCCGGAGGGCATTCGCGGCACCTTCGAGGGCAACGCCGCCGATAGCCAGAAGACCGCCAGCCATCAGCCGCTTTTGATTCTCGGCGCGCTGGTTGCGGTCTATATCGTGCTCGGCGTGCTGTATGAGAGCCTTGCGCACCCGCTCACGATTATCTCGACGCTGCCGCCCGCGGGGCTGGGCGCGCTGCTGGCGCTGCTTATCACCGGGCTGCCGCTTACCGTGATCGCCTTTGTCGGCATCATTCTCCTGATCGGCATCGTCAAGAAGAACGGCATCATGATCGTGGATTTCGCGCTGGAAGGCGAACGGCAGCACGGCATGAATTCGCATGACGCGATTTTTGCAGCAAGCCTCGCGCGATTCCGTCCCATCATCATGACGACGATGGCGGCCTTGCTCGCCGCCGTGCCGCTCGTGGTCGCGACCGGCCCCGGCACCGAACTGCGGCGGCCGCTCGGCGTCACCATCATCGGCGGCCTGATCGTATCGCAGATCCTCACGCTCTATACGACGCCCGTGATCTATCTTCTGATCGACCGCGCGCGCCTGTGGGTGCGCGGCAAATTCTCTCCCGGCCCAAGCGCGGTGCCGGCGGAATAG
- a CDS encoding efflux RND transporter permease subunit yields MSVSEPFIRRPIATSLLGLALLIGGALGYWSLPVSSLPQVDFPTVQVTTQLPGASPDVAASLITAPLERQLGQIPSLSSMTSTSSFGVSQISLQFDLNRDIDGATQDVQAAINAANGVLPKNLPYPPTYAKVNPADAPVMTLALTSDTISVRAMSDLADSLMAQRLAQISGVGRVSVLGGLKPAVRVQADLARLAAYGLGMEDLRTAIVGANVSGPKGSLDGKQQSYTIAANDQLSTADQYRDVVIAYRNNAPVTVGDVSQLIDGLENDKTGGWYKNKPAVIIEIQRQPGANVIDVVQQIRAEIPKLQQAIPAGVNLTIVSDRTVTIRASVHDVQFTLILSVILVTLVVLLFLRSIRATIIAGVALPLSLITSFGIMWFAGFSLDNLSLMALTIGTGFVVDDAIVMIENIVRHMEGGETAMEAALRGAREIGFTVISLTVSLIAVFIPLLFMSGLVGRMFREFALTLTIAVVTSAIVSLTLTPMMCSRLLKRHGEEWEIPGLRAISDFIDRTVEFYHRTLLVVLRHQRLTLVVTLLTVVATTVLYMIAPKGFLPLQDTASIVAVTEAGQDVSFAEMQNRQTAVAKIIEADADVTGLVSTIGAGSVNPTPNVGRITINLKPRDERKADVSGVIERLKQRVASIPGISVYFQPVQDIQISTKSSRSQYQYTLTGTDRDEVVKWSNALVQEMRRNSLFRDVSSEAQEGGLRAALSVDRQRAGQLGVSLQAVNDTLNDAFSQRQISTIYGQANQYRVVLEAMPEDQRDPNILSKLYVPGAASTTGAGTSQVPISAVATLTRTTAPLSISHQAQFPAVSLSFNLAPGEALGDAVNALHKIEKQIGMPGNITGLYSGDAAEFSRSLSGQPWLILAAIVTIYIVLGVLYESYIHPITILSTLPSAGVGAILALILTGQDLSVIGLIGIILLMGIVKKNAIMMIDFALEAERHEGRTPYDAIVQACLLRFRPIMMTTLAALFGALPLALETGTGSELRFPLGVSIIGGLIVSQILTLYTTPVIYLALDRINRRLESAVPPADNYPSPPVAGATEGMQ; encoded by the coding sequence ATGAGCGTTTCCGAACCATTCATCCGCAGGCCGATTGCAACCTCGCTGCTCGGGCTCGCGCTCCTGATCGGCGGCGCGCTCGGCTACTGGTCGCTTCCGGTGTCCTCGCTGCCGCAGGTCGATTTTCCGACCGTGCAGGTGACGACGCAACTGCCGGGCGCGAGCCCCGATGTCGCCGCCTCGCTGATTACCGCGCCGCTTGAACGCCAGCTCGGGCAAATTCCCTCGCTGTCGTCGATGACCTCGACGAGTTCGTTCGGCGTCAGCCAGATCTCGCTGCAATTCGATCTCAACCGCGACATCGACGGCGCGACGCAGGACGTTCAGGCCGCGATCAATGCCGCCAACGGCGTGCTGCCGAAAAACCTGCCGTATCCGCCGACCTACGCCAAGGTCAATCCGGCGGACGCGCCGGTGATGACGCTGGCGCTGACTTCCGACACCATTTCGGTGCGCGCGATGAGCGACCTTGCGGATTCGCTGATGGCGCAACGGCTCGCGCAGATCAGCGGCGTCGGGCGCGTCTCCGTGCTTGGGGGGCTGAAGCCCGCCGTGCGGGTGCAGGCCGATCTTGCGCGCCTCGCCGCCTACGGTCTCGGCATGGAGGATTTGCGCACCGCCATCGTGGGCGCGAACGTCTCAGGCCCGAAAGGCTCGCTCGACGGCAAGCAGCAATCCTACACCATCGCCGCCAACGATCAGTTGAGTACCGCGGATCAGTACCGCGACGTTGTTATCGCCTATCGCAACAATGCGCCGGTGACCGTCGGCGACGTGTCACAGCTCATCGACGGGCTGGAGAACGACAAGACCGGCGGCTGGTACAAGAACAAGCCCGCCGTCATCATCGAAATCCAGCGCCAGCCCGGCGCCAACGTCATCGACGTGGTGCAGCAGATCCGCGCGGAGATTCCGAAACTCCAGCAAGCGATCCCCGCTGGCGTGAACCTCACCATCGTCAGCGATCGCACCGTGACCATTCGCGCCTCGGTCCATGACGTGCAGTTCACGCTCATCCTCAGCGTCATTCTGGTGACGCTGGTAGTGTTGCTGTTCCTGCGCTCGATCCGCGCGACCATCATCGCGGGCGTGGCGCTGCCGCTGTCGCTGATCACCAGTTTCGGCATCATGTGGTTCGCGGGCTTCAGCCTCGATAATTTATCCTTGATGGCGCTGACGATCGGCACGGGGTTCGTGGTCGACGACGCTATCGTGATGATCGAGAACATCGTCCGACACATGGAAGGCGGCGAGACCGCGATGGAAGCGGCGCTGCGCGGCGCGCGCGAGATCGGATTCACCGTGATCTCGCTCACCGTGTCGCTGATCGCGGTGTTCATACCGCTCCTGTTCATGTCGGGCCTTGTGGGACGCATGTTCCGCGAGTTCGCGCTGACGCTGACGATCGCGGTCGTCACCTCCGCCATCGTCTCGCTGACGCTGACGCCGATGATGTGTTCGCGGCTATTGAAGCGCCACGGCGAGGAATGGGAAATTCCTGGACTGCGCGCCATCAGCGACTTCATTGACCGCACGGTGGAATTCTATCACCGCACCTTGCTGGTCGTGCTGCGGCACCAGCGGCTGACGCTGGTCGTAACGCTGCTGACCGTGGTGGCGACGACGGTGCTCTACATGATCGCGCCGAAGGGCTTTCTGCCGCTTCAGGACACCGCGTCCATCGTCGCGGTGACCGAGGCTGGGCAGGACGTCTCCTTTGCCGAGATGCAGAACCGGCAGACGGCGGTCGCCAAGATTATTGAGGCAGATGCCGATGTAACCGGGCTCGTTTCCACCATCGGCGCGGGATCGGTGAATCCGACGCCCAATGTCGGGCGCATCACCATCAACCTGAAGCCGCGCGACGAGCGCAAGGCCGATGTCTCGGGCGTTATCGAGCGGCTGAAACAGCGTGTCGCCTCGATCCCCGGCATTTCCGTCTATTTCCAGCCGGTGCAGGACATCCAGATCAGCACCAAATCGAGCCGGTCACAGTATCAGTACACGCTGACCGGCACCGACCGCGACGAAGTCGTGAAATGGTCGAATGCGCTGGTGCAGGAGATGCGCCGGAATTCGCTGTTCCGTGATGTGTCGTCGGAGGCGCAGGAGGGCGGCCTGCGCGCGGCGCTCAGCGTGGACCGCCAGCGCGCGGGGCAGCTCGGCGTCTCGTTGCAGGCTGTCAACGATACGCTGAACGACGCTTTCAGCCAGCGGCAGATTTCAACCATCTACGGCCAGGCCAACCAATATCGCGTGGTGCTGGAGGCGATGCCGGAGGATCAGCGCGATCCGAATATCCTGTCGAAGCTGTATGTGCCGGGGGCTGCGAGCACGACCGGCGCGGGCACCTCGCAGGTGCCGATCTCGGCGGTCGCGACCCTGACGCGAACCACAGCACCGCTGTCGATCTCGCATCAGGCGCAGTTCCCCGCCGTGTCGCTGAGTTTCAACCTCGCCCCCGGCGAGGCGCTCGGCGATGCCGTCAACGCCCTGCACAAAATCGAGAAGCAGATCGGCATGCCGGGCAACATCACCGGCCTCTATTCGGGAGACGCGGCGGAATTCTCGCGTTCGCTCTCGGGCCAGCCCTGGCTGATCCTCGCCGCCATCGTCACGATCTATATCGTGCTCGGCGTTTTGTACGAGAGCTACATCCACCCGATCACCATTCTCTCGACGCTGCCGTCGGCCGGCGTCGGCGCCATCCTTGCGTTGATTCTCACCGGACAGGATCTGTCCGTGATCGGCCTGATCGGCATCATCCTGCTGATGGGCATCGTCAAGAAGAATGCGATCATGATGATCGACTTCGCGCTGGAGGCGGAGCGGCATGAAGGGCGCACGCCATATGACGCCATCGTTCAGGCCTGCCTGCTGCGTTTCCGCCCGATCATGATGACCACGCTGGCCGCCTTGTTCGGCGCGTTGCCGCTGGCGCTCGAAACCGGCACCGGCTCGGAACTGCGCTTTCCGCTCGGCGTGTCGATCATCGGCGGTCTGATCGTCAGCCAGATCCTTACGCTCTATACGACGCCGGTGATCTATCTCGCGCTCGACCGCATCAACCGGCGTCTCGAAAGCGCCGTGCCGCCTGCGGACAATTATCCGTCGCCTCCGGTTGCCGGCGCGACGGAAGGCATGCAGTAA
- a CDS encoding efflux RND transporter periplasmic adaptor subunit produces the protein MLFKPGEDGKVGEGVARIAAGARRRTVSLFIGLVIVAGLGWLAWSYFFSGSNVARTRPDMAVPVLAATPKVEDVPVYLDGVGQVRALNTVTVRAQVDGKLLKVNFVEGQDVKAGDVLAEIDPVIYQAQYDQAVAKKAQDEAQLANARIDLKRYEQLAASKAGSAQQADTQKATVAQLEAVVRSDQAAIDNAQATLGYTKIVAPLSGRTGLRQVDPGNIVHASDTTGVVVLTQLQPIAVQFSLPQQEINRVNAASAKGTLAVDVFGNDGRTVADTGTMRTIDNQVDPATGTVKVKAEFPNPNHQLWPGQFVNVRLKVEVLPKALTVPTAAVQRGPSGTFSYVIGENNIVTAKAVTVTQQDETTAVIASGLTPADKVVTTGFANLSDGSKVAIGTNDNTPTQDLAPRKREQKGGQGGGRRSR, from the coding sequence ATGCTCTTTAAGCCAGGCGAGGACGGCAAGGTGGGCGAAGGCGTGGCGCGGATCGCCGCCGGTGCACGGCGGCGCACGGTATCGCTGTTCATCGGCCTCGTGATCGTGGCCGGACTCGGCTGGCTCGCCTGGTCGTATTTTTTCAGCGGAAGCAATGTAGCGCGCACGCGGCCGGATATGGCCGTGCCGGTGTTGGCCGCGACACCGAAGGTCGAGGACGTGCCGGTCTATCTCGATGGCGTCGGCCAGGTGCGGGCGCTCAACACCGTGACGGTACGCGCACAGGTGGACGGCAAGCTGCTGAAGGTGAATTTCGTCGAAGGTCAGGACGTCAAGGCGGGCGACGTGCTCGCCGAGATCGATCCCGTGATCTATCAGGCGCAATACGATCAGGCCGTCGCCAAAAAGGCGCAGGACGAAGCGCAGCTTGCCAATGCGCGGATCGATTTGAAGCGTTACGAGCAACTCGCTGCTTCAAAGGCCGGTTCCGCGCAGCAGGCCGATACGCAAAAGGCGACGGTCGCCCAACTCGAGGCGGTGGTGCGCTCCGATCAGGCCGCCATCGACAACGCGCAGGCGACGCTTGGCTATACCAAGATCGTCGCGCCGCTGTCGGGCCGCACAGGTCTGCGTCAGGTCGATCCGGGCAACATCGTCCATGCCTCCGACACCACGGGCGTCGTGGTGCTGACGCAGTTGCAGCCGATCGCGGTGCAGTTCAGCCTGCCGCAGCAGGAGATCAACCGCGTCAACGCGGCGTCCGCGAAGGGCACGCTCGCCGTCGATGTGTTCGGCAATGACGGGCGCACCGTCGCCGATACCGGCACGATGCGCACCATCGACAATCAGGTCGATCCGGCCACCGGCACGGTGAAAGTGAAGGCCGAATTCCCGAACCCGAACCACCAGCTCTGGCCGGGACAGTTCGTCAACGTCCGCCTCAAGGTCGAGGTCCTGCCGAAGGCGCTGACGGTGCCGACAGCGGCCGTGCAGCGCGGACCGTCGGGCACGTTCAGCTATGTGATCGGTGAGAACAACATCGTCACCGCCAAGGCTGTCACCGTGACCCAGCAGGACGAAACCACGGCCGTCATCGCCAGCGGCCTGACGCCGGCCGACAAGGTGGTCACGACCGGCTTCGCCAACCTCTCGGACGGCTCGAAGGTGGCGATCGGCACCAACGACAACACGCCGACGCAGGATCTTGCGCCGCGTAAACGGGAACAAAAGGGCGGGCAGGGCGGCGGACGGCGTTCGCGATAA